The genomic stretch GCAGTACAGAGCTGcagtttgaaaatgcatttgacTGTTTCTTACTTTGGCACATGGGGTGTGATGAAGGCAGCCACAGGCACAAGGGTGATGGCCAGGATGAAGCCCAGGGAGAAGTTGATGAGGGCAGTGCAACCCAGCAGAACAGCCAGGTACAGCACAGAGACCAGCTTCAGCACTCTCCAGCCCTGCTCCGTCCCTTCACCTGACAGGAGTCTGcaacacacaacatgacacgACAACAGCTCACTCCCCAGCATCACAGCAGCCTTAAAGTAAAAGTTTCTCACTGTCTGGACTGCAGTGGTATTGGGTTACTTTGAGCAAGTCAACCACAGTAATAGAGTATTTGTGATATGATGTTGAGGAATCATTACAAAGCCTGTGATTGTACACTACCCTTTGTAAACATGTGAAAAATCAagtttgtaaatgtgtaaaatgacttaaaaagttttaaatataattattagATGAACAATGACGTTATACATGCGTCCAAAGTTTGACTTCTATGTGCAATTGTTTGTGAGCATGTGTACATTATAGTCACATACAATAGGAGAACTGAATGCAAAACTCAAGTAAACAAATTAAGAGGTTTTCACTGTACAGGGCATGCTCTGCACAGTCAGAGTATTTTACCTCTTGATATTCTGTCTTTAAGACcaggaggagggggaaaaatgacagaaaaaaaaaatcagagggGTGTTACATGTGCCAGGcatgtacctgtgtgtgttgtgaggcAAAGCCAATCCTGCCGTGTAAATAGTAATTGCTGTCAGGACCACTGCCTCAGTCTCAGACACTGGGAAGTGTTCAACAGCCATCTCTTGAAAACGGATTGGCAGTGTGTACAGAGCAACTCCAGTCGCATGACTGATCACCAGAGGAGTCAGCACAGACAAAACCCCTGGACTGGACTGCTGGGAGGAAGTAGATATTAATAAGGTGGTGACTTCAACTCAACTCATGTAAATACTGTTCTATTTCTGTTACGCCGTCAGGATGTTTCTTTCACCTGGTCAATGTCAGCAACTCCATCTTCTGTTTGTGGTGGAGTCGCAAGTTGAACCCACAGATCTAAGGCCTGTGTCACTGTCAAGGGAAAATCTGATAATCAAGTATACATCAATAACAGGGTAAAAGTTTTACTAGCAATACACAACCCACATCCTGGGTTGCAGTAAGTGTCtacttacagtacatacatGCTACGTGAGATGAATTTGCTTTTCTTCATCACATTTTAGATCAAAATGAAACCAAGTTAAATAACTGTAAAAGGATACACGAAGCAGAAGGATGACAGCGAGTAAGCCAAAGGCTGGCATGTAATAACCAATGGAGACAAAGTGAGACAGTGATGGCATGAGGTAGAAGAAGTAGGACTGGTGCAAACGCTCGAGGAGGTTATTCAGCTTACGATACATTCCTTCTAGAAGCCTGAGGAATATGACAAAAACGATAATGAAGAAACAGCTTGCAAGGGTGGAACAAAGACAGTAAACCTGGATACCATCAGGAGTAGgtatacagtacagtgtttACTCTGACCTGCCAATGGTGGTAGCATCTGTTTTGTATGGGCGTAAGCTGTTGATGCCTTTGATGGTGGCAGCCTCAATGTGGTAGCGCAAGAACAGGCCGTGGTCCCCCCAAGGTCGCCCACTGGCCTGCTTCAGCACCATCAGCATCATGGTCTGGACTGCATGGCTATAACCTGACAAACTGTCCCAGTCATTCTTCTGCAGCTATACAAACAGAAGAGCAAAATAAGTACTTTCCGAGACAAGCTCAAGTATGTTCTGGGCAGAAAAGCAAATGTGTTAACAAGCCTTTACCTTGCCCTGAATGGTGCAAACTACTCCTATCTTCTGACAGAAAGCATAGAATAAATTCACTAAATCCAGGTTGGGTAACTGGCCATTGAGGCCTTCCAGCACCAGGTCCAAACTGGTGATGACATCACTGCTGAGCTCCAGGGACAGAGCTGCCTGGATTGAACCACCACGGCCCTGCAGTGGAGACCAGTCCATACCTACATAAATCATAATTGGTGTAACAGAAGAAAAGTACATTACCAACTGTCTGTTATCTTTGGTCAGCTTTAGATGAAAGTGGTTGCATGATGTTGGCTATCAAAGTAAATGAAGAATCCAATACTTTGAATGTGGATGTTTTGTAACAGCATGACAGCAGGTGATCACCTGTAGTGTTGGTGTGGTGGTAGCCCTCCAGCCACGCCTGCATACCAATCAGATCATGCTCATTCACGAGGAAGATGATGTCCTTGGCCCAGTAAATCTGATCTATTGAGGAAAACAGCAGTCAGTGAAATCAAGAAATGCAAAGTCCTTCAAATGCTACTAAACTGTCCTGAAGGGGGAGTGTAGTGGGGGGGCTGTACTCACTCCTGAAGTACTGCGCCAAAGTAATCAGCAGTCCCACAGCCTGGTTGTTGTTATCGCCCAGGCTGCACGGAGCACTCAGAACGAGGGCTTCAGTCCGTGGTGCTCTAGGTGCCCGAAGGATCCCATATACATTTGTGCCTTTTACCATCTGAAGGAAACAGAATAGTGTGAGGTTAACAAGATCAATTACGCATAAAAGTAATATAAAAGCAATtgttgaaaacagaaatgttacaataaaaatgttcttaatacagaaattaaacacaaactcacatatctctctttgttttcatcaggAAAGGGTAGCGTGCGAGAGAAGCTCTGGGTAAACACTTCTAGCCCTCGAGCCTGCATGGTTTTCACTAACCAATCCACAGGCATcccactgtcaaaaaaaaagaactggtCTCACTATAATACAGGTTTCAGGCAAAAGACATGGCTACAGAGCTTAGTATGgtggtaaaagtaaaaaaaaaaacacactaagcATTACAAGTTTAACAAATAACTTTTGTTTATgagtttgaaataaaacacactctGCTCAGACACCCACTGAAAATTAGCTCCAAAAGCTCATGTAAAAAACATAACCACTACTAGTTGTTTACACTGCCCTATGGTATCAGTGATCCAACTACCTTGTAAACTCTGCATCATGTTTGAATTAGGATTATATATCATGGCATGTGTGAAGCTGCATTTTACTCACCCCACTTTCTTTTTATGAGCTGCAAATTCCCTGCCTGTGGACAGCGCCCTCTCCCCTGCTGGAAACCGCTCCTCCACCATGGTCGATCCCATGGCATTCTCTGACATGTACGTCCTCAGAGTGAACGGTTCAAAAGCTAAGCCCATGAACCAGGCCAGGCCTGCTATGTAGCAGACCACACTAGAATGATGACATATAAACGACAGAAATCATTTAAAGTATGCACACAATCCCACAATGGATCATGTAACAAAGTACACAGAGGCTTATAAAAGAGTCATGGGTACATTTGAGAGTTTATTTTGGCACTTTAGGCTTTTAGTATCTAAAAACGATGAATGAATTATAAGACAATGGAGCTCTGGGAACAGACACTAAAAACCCCTTGCCCCTCCTATCTGTGAGCCTGGCAGGACTGAAATAATGCGTTTGTGTGGTCACTCACTTCACACTTCTGTGgttattttgcatctctttgtggctgttttttttaagtctcTTTCTTGTCACTTTGCATCTTTCACTGACTTCCTAACAAGAAATGTCGACAACAGTCGAATCAAACAGAGACTCTGACCACAGCTTGTGCCTGGTAGGCCCATTCAGTTATCATTCCTCCCATGCTGAAATCAAAACTCACCAGATTGGAGCATTGAGGCGGGTGAGCAGGTTGATCAAAGCCCGTCTTCTGTTCGGGTCTGACAGCAGCCCCATGTCGTCGTCTGTTGCAACACTATCCTGACGCCAGATCACTGCACCCTGAA from Mastacembelus armatus chromosome 17, fMasArm1.2, whole genome shotgun sequence encodes the following:
- the gpaa1 gene encoding glycosylphosphatidylinositol anchor attachment 1 protein isoform X1; the protein is MGLLSDPNRRRALINLLTRLNAPICVVCYIAGLAWFMGLAFEPFTLRTYMSENAMGSTMVEERFPAGERALSTGREFAAHKKKVGGMPVDWLVKTMQARGLEVFTQSFSRTLPFPDENKERYMVKGTNVYGILRAPRAPRTEALVLSAPCSLGDNNNQAVGLLITLAQYFRNQIYWAKDIIFLVNEHDLIGMQAWLEGYHHTNTTGMDWSPLQGRGGSIQAALSLELSSDVITSLDLVLEGLNGQLPNLDLVNLFYAFCQKIGVVCTIQGKLQKNDWDSLSGYSHAVQTMMLMVLKQASGRPWGDHGLFLRYHIEAATIKGINSLRPYKTDATTIGRLLEGMYRKLNNLLERLHQSYFFYLMPSLSHFVSIGYYMPAFGLLAVILLLRALDLWVQLATPPQTEDGVADIDQQSSPGVLSVLTPLVISHATGVALYTLPIRFQEMAVEHFPVSETEAVVLTAITIYTAGLALPHNTHRLLSGEGTEQGWRVLKLVSVLYLAVLLGCTALINFSLGFILAITLVPVAAFITPHVPKVLSAFILVILSPACTLLFSVFFFQELQEMPISFQDGLLLYLSVISQGVLDHSLYGSLVYPLISLLVYPCWLLFWNILFWK
- the gpaa1 gene encoding glycosylphosphatidylinositol anchor attachment 1 protein isoform X2; the encoded protein is MGLLSDPNRRRALINLLTRLNAPICVVCYIAGLAWFMGLAFEPFTLRTYMSENAMGSTMVEERFPAGERALSTGREFAAHKKKVGGMPVDWLVKTMQARGLEVFTQSFSRTLPFPDENKERYMVKGTNVYGILRAPRAPRTEALVLSAPCSLGDNNNQAVGLLITLAQYFRNQIYWAKDIIFLVNEHDLIGMQAWLEGYHHTNTTGMDWSPLQGRGGSIQAALSLELSSDVITSLDLVLEGLNGQLPNLDLVNLFYAFCQKIGVVCTIQGKLQKNDWDSLSGYSHAVQTMMLMVLKQASGRPWGDHGLFLRYHIEAATIKGINSLRPYKTDATTIGRLLEGMYRKLNNLLERLHQSYFFYLMPSLSHFVSIGYYMPAFGLLAVILLLRALDLWVQLATPPQTEDGVADIDQSSPGVLSVLTPLVISHATGVALYTLPIRFQEMAVEHFPVSETEAVVLTAITIYTAGLALPHNTHRLLSGEGTEQGWRVLKLVSVLYLAVLLGCTALINFSLGFILAITLVPVAAFITPHVPKVLSAFILVILSPACTLLFSVFFFQELQEMPISFQDGLLLYLSVISQGVLDHSLYGSLVYPLISLLVYPCWLLFWNILFWK
- the gpaa1 gene encoding glycosylphosphatidylinositol anchor attachment 1 protein isoform X3 gives rise to the protein MQNNHRSVNVVCYIAGLAWFMGLAFEPFTLRTYMSENAMGSTMVEERFPAGERALSTGREFAAHKKKVGGMPVDWLVKTMQARGLEVFTQSFSRTLPFPDENKERYMVKGTNVYGILRAPRAPRTEALVLSAPCSLGDNNNQAVGLLITLAQYFRNQIYWAKDIIFLVNEHDLIGMQAWLEGYHHTNTTGMDWSPLQGRGGSIQAALSLELSSDVITSLDLVLEGLNGQLPNLDLVNLFYAFCQKIGVVCTIQGKLQKNDWDSLSGYSHAVQTMMLMVLKQASGRPWGDHGLFLRYHIEAATIKGINSLRPYKTDATTIGRLLEGMYRKLNNLLERLHQSYFFYLMPSLSHFVSIGYYMPAFGLLAVILLLRALDLWVQLATPPQTEDGVADIDQQSSPGVLSVLTPLVISHATGVALYTLPIRFQEMAVEHFPVSETEAVVLTAITIYTAGLALPHNTHRLLSGEGTEQGWRVLKLVSVLYLAVLLGCTALINFSLGFILAITLVPVAAFITPHVPKVLSAFILVILSPACTLLFSVFFFQELQEMPISFQDGLLLYLSVISQGVLDHSLYGSLVYPLISLLVYPCWLLFWNILFWK